The genomic region AGAGCTTTGTTTAGAACAGCTCCGCTGGCGGCTGGAGGCAATCCGGGCTGTCGTGGCGGGCGCTGTTCACGATCGGGTTCGCGGGGACGATTTCCAACTCGGGGGTGTCAATCGACGCCAGCAGCGGTTGCAACTCCTCGGGCTTGGCCGTCGGCGCGAGCCAGGTTCCGTAATCCGGCGGGGCGAGGATCACCGGCATCCGTTCGTGCAACGGGCGCAGCAGATCGTTGGCGGCCGTGGTGATGATCGTACACGACTCCACCAGGCCATCGCCGCCGCGCCAGCGTTCCCACAGCCCGGCGAACGCAAACGGCTGCTGGTCTCGCCGGCGAATATGAAACGGCAGCTTCGCGCGGCCGGACTTTTGCCACTCATAAAAGCCGTCGGCCACGATCAAACAACGCCGCTGCTTGAACGCGGCGCGGAACGACGGCTTCTCGGCGATCGTTTCGGACCGGGCGTTCATCAACTGGGCGCCGATCTTTTCGTCTTTGGCCCAGGAAGGAATCAATCCCCAACGCAACCAAACCGGCTGCCAGGCCCGCGAAGCGTCATCCGCGCGAATCGCCAGCACCTGCTGCGTGGGCGCGATGTTATACCGCGCGGCCAACTCCGCCAACTCGCGCAGGCCAAACTGCGCCACAATCACGCCGGCAGGAGAACGAAGCGTAAAACGGCCGCACATGGGGGAAGTTTTCGTTGGTCAGTTTTCGGTCTTCCCACTCCAGTCGCCAACCAAATACGGCGCTCGTCATTCATCCCGCTACACCAACATCCTCCGTCCATCGTCGAAGCTCGATTGCGCTTGCAACACAATATTCAAGGCACGGAAGGCGTCGTCGATGTTGCTGGAGTGGCGAACGAGACTGGTGACGGAGCGATAAAACTGGCCGAGCAGCAACTCGCCGACCGGGCGCTCGCTGTCGAGCGATTCGATGTGGCGCCCGGCGCGATCGAACCAAGTGAGCGTGGCCGGCAAGTCGATGAACGCGATGCCATGTTCGCAGGCAACCTGCAATGCCGCCGGCGGACGGAACGAAGTCGCCTCGTGCCAGGCGGCGGGCATGTAGCGACCGCAACTGATCTGGGCCGTGGCGAGCGGCGTGTTCGCGTCCTGACCCGCGAACTGCAGGCTCATCATCTGATAGTCGTCTTTGGCGTCCGCGGTATCCGACGCATGACGCACGCCGGTCACGGCCGTCGGGGGTCGCCCGACCACGAACGTACACCAATCGGCTAGCTCGATCAGGTCGTGCATCGCCGAATAGTGCGACACGCACGGCACGCGTGAATCGACGGGTTCGGCCGGTTGACGCACGTGGCAGAACAGCAACCGCGGCGTCCCGAGCCTGGTGGCGATCAATTCCTTGAGACGAATCGTCGCGGGGGAATGGCGCCGCGGGAATTCGGCCAAGAATGCGATGCCTGATTGCTCGACGCGATCCT from Planctomycetia bacterium harbors:
- a CDS encoding SOS response-associated peptidase, with the protein product MCGRFTLRSPAGVIVAQFGLRELAELAARYNIAPTQQVLAIRADDASRAWQPVWLRWGLIPSWAKDEKIGAQLMNARSETIAEKPSFRAAFKQRRCLIVADGFYEWQKSGRAKLPFHIRRRDQQPFAFAGLWERWRGGDGLVESCTIITTAANDLLRPLHERMPVILAPPDYGTWLAPTAKPEELQPLLASIDTPELEIVPANPIVNSARHDSPDCLQPPAELF
- a CDS encoding Gfo/Idh/MocA family oxidoreductase; translated protein: MKLRVGLIGLGRAWESRHRSALRALSDRFEVRAVCEQVAVRAEQAAREFNATPVDGYRALAERADVDALLLLAEQWCGPLPILAACDAGKAIYCAASFDFDPEQAKRIKDRVEQSGIAFLAEFPRRHSPATIRLKELIATRLGTPRLLFCHVRQPAEPVDSRVPCVSHYSAMHDLIELADWCTFVVGRPPTAVTGVRHASDTADAKDDYQMMSLQFAGQDANTPLATAQISCGRYMPAAWHEATSFRPPAALQVACEHGIAFIDLPATLTWFDRAGRHIESLDSERPVGELLLGQFYRSVTSLVRHSSNIDDAFRALNIVLQAQSSFDDGRRMLV